From a single Senegalia massiliensis genomic region:
- a CDS encoding flippase, with protein sequence MKDEFLKKFRKILNNELAVKIIGNSSWLIGDKVFTMMLGVFVTAMVARYFGPEKYGVYNYALSFVTLFTAFSTLGLETLAVKSIVDKDYDEGTVLFTSFLMRVVGGVLLTFLSAVIIRIIEPNDKTLHILVLVMSTTMVFKAFEVIEFWIQAYQKAKISSIIRMTSYILIAALKILIVILGGDLIHYSLVYTLNTIIVGVALIIAYVKNKSSELNWNFDFAFAKYILSQSWYLILSGLMVTLYMQIDKIMLGTLMNTKTEVGVYSAATQIAQLWYFVPMAIITSFKPVIMKNKGLSNITYEKSVQMLYSIIVLISLAFGIIIFLFSDMIVGILYGQEFIEASKILSISVWAGTFAVLGSARGVWLICEGLQKYSVIYISLGAIANIFMNLILIPQIGFYGAAIATLISQILVAIIAPALFKKTRTSSLMILRAFKLKGLIK encoded by the coding sequence ATGAAAGATGAGTTTCTTAAAAAATTTAGAAAAATATTAAATAATGAGCTTGCAGTAAAGATTATTGGTAATTCTAGCTGGCTCATTGGAGATAAAGTATTTACAATGATGCTTGGAGTATTTGTAACAGCTATGGTTGCAAGATACTTTGGCCCTGAAAAATATGGAGTATATAATTATGCTCTTTCATTTGTAACTTTATTTACTGCATTTTCAACATTGGGATTAGAGACATTAGCAGTAAAATCAATAGTTGATAAAGATTATGATGAAGGGACTGTTCTATTTACTAGTTTTCTTATGCGGGTGGTAGGTGGAGTATTACTAACATTTTTGTCTGCGGTAATAATTAGAATCATTGAACCGAACGATAAAACATTACATATATTAGTTCTAGTAATGTCCACAACAATGGTTTTCAAAGCATTTGAAGTTATCGAATTTTGGATCCAGGCATATCAGAAAGCAAAAATATCTTCAATAATAAGAATGACTAGTTACATTTTAATTGCGGCTTTAAAAATTTTAATAGTTATATTGGGTGGGGATTTAATCCATTACTCTCTAGTATATACTTTAAATACAATAATTGTAGGAGTGGCTTTAATAATTGCATACGTAAAAAATAAGAGTTCTGAATTGAATTGGAATTTTGATTTTGCTTTCGCAAAATATATTTTATCACAGAGTTGGTATCTTATTTTATCAGGATTAATGGTAACTTTGTACATGCAAATAGATAAAATTATGTTAGGGACATTAATGAATACAAAAACAGAGGTCGGCGTATATTCTGCTGCTACTCAAATAGCTCAGTTGTGGTACTTTGTCCCAATGGCTATAATTACATCTTTTAAACCTGTAATAATGAAAAATAAAGGATTATCAAATATCACCTATGAAAAATCAGTTCAGATGTTATATTCTATAATTGTTTTAATTAGTTTGGCCTTTGGTATAATTATCTTCCTCTTTTCTGATATGATTGTAGGGATACTCTACGGTCAAGAATTTATAGAGGCTTCAAAAATATTATCCATTAGTGTATGGGCAGGAACATTTGCTGTACTTGGATCAGCAAGAGGAGTATGGCTAATTTGTGAAGGTTTACAAAAATACTCGGTTATCTATATAAGTTTAGGAGCAATCGCTAACATTTTTATGAACTTAATATTAATACCGCAAATAGGTTTTTATGGTGCTGCGATTGCAACTTTGATTTCTCAAATATTAGTCGCGATTATAGCACCGGCATTATTTAAAAAGACAAGGACTTCCTCTTTGATGATCTTAAGGGCTTTTAAATTGAAGGGCCTAATTAAATAA
- a CDS encoding ATP-grasp fold amidoligase family protein — protein sequence MNTVKNILKKNDFIFKTYKSFAKKKIEFFIKFSPVLASKFLYKRSTGRKLNLKNPRNFNEKIQWLKLYWQHPLVAKCADKYEVRKYIEESGCKEILNDLYGVYNDTSEIKWDSLPNKFAMKTTNGCDTYIVTNDKSKLSKEKSLKLLDKWLKIDFGLLYGEIHYSKMKPRIICEKYIETDEGLLPNDYKLFCFNGEPKYLYVGVIDETGYTHKTFYNLNWEKQDFLKAGYKSYHHKKPDSLNDMIKYAKILSKPFPFVRVDFYDLNGKTLFGEMTFTPTGGLATYYKDDILEMLGEMITLPKEKILN from the coding sequence ATGAATACAGTTAAAAACATATTAAAGAAAAATGATTTCATTTTCAAGACTTATAAAAGTTTTGCTAAGAAAAAAATTGAATTCTTCATCAAATTTTCTCCCGTATTAGCAAGTAAGTTTTTATACAAACGAAGCACTGGAAGAAAACTTAACTTAAAAAATCCAAGAAATTTTAACGAAAAAATTCAATGGCTAAAATTATACTGGCAACATCCTTTAGTGGCAAAGTGTGCAGATAAGTATGAAGTGAGGAAATATATTGAAGAGAGTGGATGCAAGGAAATACTTAATGATCTTTATGGTGTCTACAATGACACATCAGAGATAAAATGGGACTCTTTGCCAAACAAATTCGCTATGAAAACCACTAATGGCTGTGACACTTACATTGTTACAAACGATAAAAGTAAACTTAGCAAAGAAAAGTCGTTGAAATTATTAGACAAGTGGTTAAAAATTGATTTTGGACTTTTATATGGCGAAATTCATTATTCGAAAATGAAACCAAGAATCATTTGTGAAAAATACATTGAGACTGATGAAGGGTTACTTCCTAATGACTATAAATTGTTCTGTTTTAATGGAGAACCTAAATACTTATATGTAGGCGTTATTGATGAAACTGGATATACGCATAAAACTTTTTATAATTTGAATTGGGAAAAGCAAGACTTCTTAAAAGCTGGATACAAGTCTTATCATCATAAAAAACCAGATTCACTAAATGATATGATTAAATATGCTAAGATACTATCAAAACCATTTCCTTTTGTAAGAGTTGATTTTTATGACTTGAATGGAAAAACTTTGTTTGGTGAAATGACATTTACTCCTACAGGAGGGCTTGCAACATATTATAAAGATGATATTTTAGAGATGTTGGGTGAAATGATAACTTTACCAAAAGAGAAAATTTTAAATTAG